A stretch of Ipomoea triloba cultivar NCNSP0323 chromosome 11, ASM357664v1 DNA encodes these proteins:
- the LOC115995927 gene encoding uncharacterized protein LOC115995927 yields the protein MPPTVRKFDGTGDPQEHVLAYQAAMMLMGSSEAAMCRAFFSTLLGGAQRWFTNLPGGSISSFHELEMKFITSFMRARRSNKYFTHLACNLKQERDETLTEFLSRWRVEEAEVEDMDDKSAIVMFISTLRAGDLYKSLRCKMPRTYTSLMIQTNRYTKAEEANRLKCLEEEGNKRPRTEEQSRLGRSTNHPP from the coding sequence ATGCCTCCTACCGTGAGGAAATTCGACGGAACGGGGGACCCTCAAGAACATGTGCTAGCTTATCAGGCTGCCATGATGTTAATGGGGTCATCTGAAGCCGCCATGTGCCGAGCCTTCTTTTCAACGTTGTTAGGCGGGGCACAACGCTGGTTCACTAACTTGCCAGGCGGTTCTATAAGTTCCTTCCACGAACTAGAAATGAAATTTATCACATCATTTATGAGAGCAAGGAGAAGCAATAAGTACTTCACACACCTCGCCTGCAACCTCAAGCAAGAGAGGGATGAGACCTTAACTGAATTCCTTTCCCGCTGGAGAGTGGAGGAGGCTGAGGTGGAGGACATGGACGATAAGTCAGCCATTGTCATGTTCATTTCCACTTTGCGCGCGGGGGATTTATACAAAAGCCTACGTTGCAAAATGCCAAGAACATACACATCGCTGATGATTCAAACCAATCGATATACCAAGGCGGAGGAAGCAAACCGCTTGAAATGTCTAGAAGAGGAAGGAAACAAAAGGCCTCGAACGGAGGAGCAATCTAGACTTGGGAGAAGCACGAACCATCCCCCTTAG